Genomic segment of Pelmatolapia mariae isolate MD_Pm_ZW linkage group LG6, Pm_UMD_F_2, whole genome shotgun sequence:
TACGCCCATTTCCCCATCAACGTGGTCATCCAGGAGAGCGGCACCCTGGTCGAGATCAGGAACTTCTTGGGAGAGAAGTACATTCGCCGTGTCCGAATGAGGGCTGGTGAGTCTGTCTCACATCATGGAAATGTTTATGAGAATGGCACGTGTGAAGTCCAGAAATAGTCAAAGTTTCTGAGGTGTGGCGTAAATGACTTTGTCAGGAGAAGTTGGAAATTATGGATAACTTCATATTGGGTCTGCGATTAGACACAAATACTTGTGACACATTAAAAGTTGAAATTATTTTGTACAGATTAATTGGTGTAGTGCGTCTCTGAGAAGGGATTTAGAATTGGCAGAGAGTGAGGCACGTGTAGACTTGGTGATGTAATGTCTGAAGCTGGATATTTATTATTTGGTGGAactgtcatctcattggagggccactttagtgttcaagtagtacagaaaaaaacaaacaagaaaacactgacaaatatttctgaaaatgttttggttttataaaaaccaaaacatttctAATATTGTATAAAAAGACTAAACGTTTgtcctttctctttttcaggtGTGCTGTGTTCAGTCTCAGCCTCACAGAAGGACGAGCTGGTCCTGGAGGGTAACGACATTGAGCTGGTGTCCAACTCTGGTATGTCTGCCTGCTGTGTCTTCTTTAGGTTTTCTACACAATAGGATGAAATGATAACATTATGTCAAGCTCCACCAGCAGATGAGGagtttttcattatttcagTCGCACCCTTCCTGAAACTGATTCAGTGTCACCTTGATGCTCGGTGTAGATAAGaatgaataaaacatcagaGGATGTTTGTCACTGACCTTATGGTCGGAAAACTGGACTCTGTGGACGTTTGTTGCACATCATCTGAAGACAGTTGGACTTCAGTGGAGCTGTTAATCCAGTTAAATCCAGTTGTTATGTAGAGCCCCTCACCTTCTTCCATTCAATGAGAATAGATGACTATCCCTCTGAACTATCAGTTCATCACACTTATCTGCTGATCAAGTTTCCCCTCACCTAAAGTCCTACTGTTCTCCTTACTGAGGTGCAGTGAGGGTTTTATTGATAAGTGTTGTGATGGACATGATTGTCTGACAGACGTGAAGTTCAGGTTCTGAAATGAAATTATGGAACGAGGATAAACTCAAATTACTCTGAGAAGAACAGCCTCTCTGATCTCACCAGAGTTTTTAGACTATTGTAAGTTTGAGTTTCTCCTTGATTTGATTTTTCACCTTCACTCCTGTACATTAAGGACTGAGCACGGTCTCGTGTTTGCACGTCTACTTTGATGAACAAAAACACCATCACTTCACCTCAGTGGAGATTTTTTTGCTAGGTGTAACATTCTCCAGATTCTGTATTTTTAGAGTTTTTGTCCCTATTagtcgtttttttgttttgttttttggctcaAATTTTTTGAAGACAAAGCTTTGTTATAAGCAATGAGGATAAATATCATATTGATGTCAAACAAACGCCAAAAACTGTCACCTGACCATAATCCACTCAAGGCTGTACATAATTTCTGAAAATGAGTTTAAAATCAAAATGCTCCTGCAGGTGGATTTTCCTGTAAATCCCTGATGGAGCTGTGAGATGCGAGTGTGAGATGCCTTTAGACCTTTTTAACTACCTTTTGATTCACATGCTACAATCCAAACAGCTAGACCTGCATGTATAAAAAGAAGGGTCTGTATGAGACCGGTGCCTCAGGGAGATATCAGGCTTTTCTGGACTTGTATCCAGATTCTTGGTAAACGCGTTAGTGCTAAAATTTGAACTTGATGGAGCCAAATCCACAGCAAACAGCGTGCCACATAGTCCTTCCTGAATCTTGTGTAATCCTGTTGTGACGTGCTACTTACCACCCCAACTTCTCTGTTGCAGCTGCTCTGATCCAGCAGGCCACAACCGTCAAAAATAAGGATATCAGGAAGTTCTTGGACGGCATTTACGTGTCTGAGAAGGGAACAGTCTTGGAACCGGAACAGTAAAAGTTACACCTACACTCTTGGAGGTTAGACATCACCATCCTCCTGTCCTGCATGCTCTGCtggtttttcttccttttaatgGTTTCATTCTTTCAGATCTTTTTACACAGTGTGCTGCTGCTCCACTTTATTTAAACTTATTTGTTGGGGCTCATGTATGCAGTTACATTATTTTCCATTAATAAGTTCTCCTTATAAGAAGTTGCCTTTATGTGTGACTCAATCTGCAAAAATCTGACTGGGCTTTTAAGTTTATTGGCAGTTTCAGATCATTAACAGTTTCATAAAAGCTGTAACTGATATGAACTGTTTTCCAGCCCCATGTGGtgtttgtgtggatgcttttgGCATCACTGTCTGCATGAATGTGCACCACAGGGTGCGTCTGTGCTCCTAAAGCTCCCCATTATTTTTCAAGTAAACTCTTCATTAATCCTCACACTCAGTTGATCAGTCCTCACACTCGGCTCCTCTGTTTGTTTCCAGCAGCCCTGATCCAGCAGACCACCACAGTCGGAAAGAAGGACATCAGGAAGTTCCTGAATGGCACAGTGGATTTCCACTGTGGTGGAGCCCATCAACATCTAAAATCGCTATTAAGACCAATAAAGCTAAAGTGTTTTCCAGTTAATCCAGTCTCTGCCTCCCTTCCTTAATGGTTTTTGAGATTAGTTCAGTAAAATCTTGATATTGTTATAAATTGCACACGAATGAGAGTCACTGGTGTAGTTCTACCCATCATCAGAAGTTTAGCATTTGAAGgttttgtttagtttcactttGTGTTCAGTGGATTTCCTTGTTTTAGTTTAGCTTCACTGTTTGAGTTCTGTTTCAGAAGAAAGATTTAAGAAATTCAGGATGAATATTAATATTCAAACAGTGCTTGTTAGAGTTTGTCTCACCAAGCAGGTTTTGAATACTAAAACTAAAGATATCATCGTAATCACCGATGAACTTCAGGGCTGTGAGTGGGCTGGATCAGGGTGAGATACAAAGTACATCATGGACAGAACGCTGGGAATCATGCTCAGCGACGGTGTTAAACACTGCAGTGTGTAACACAGTATTTACTTATACAAGTATAgctgtttttgttaaatttctACTAAATTCATGTTCAGTTTTTCCTTGTAGTtcattataataacaataaaactgaTGGATCAGGTTCACTGAAGAGCTTATGAAAATACTGAGATTTCTTGAGGACCAAAGTGATTCACAGACAGTTTCCAGTACATCCACTGGTTTGTTGCCAGAATGGCAAGTTTTAATTTTGAACATGTAAATGAACACAGGCTACTAAAAGCAAAAGATATAACCCTAAAACTTGTAAAAAATTTCACATTTGTTACCTCGATTTTTACTTCTTGTTCTTAGCACAGCATTTCAGACACCTCACAGCGCTGATACTTCAGTCTAACACAGACTGAGGTGGTTTGCTGTGTGAGGCGTTTGTCTGACCTCAGGAACATCTTCAGGAGGACCAGGAATCAAACCGACAACCTGTTCTAAAACCAGAGGAACTCAAATACAACCTCACCTGAAGGTTTTCATAAACTCACCATGTTTGGTTTGTGTGAAAGTCTCAAGTTTAAATGCAAGAGGAGCAGAAAAAAGATTGAACCTTCATTCCTCACCTATAAATTATTTGGGTTATACAACGTGGATTAAATACACCCAGATCGcttatttatataatatttttttaaagaacaaacaACGCGGAAGCAACAAAGTGGATTTGCTGGGGGAAAAATGGAGTGAAGCAGTTTGAGTGGAGTTTTCCTCCGGGagattagttttattttttttaatgtgtatttgcatttttaattaaaatctgTAGGTTATTCAGGTTTTAAACAATATTCTAACAGTGCAGACACtacagtttctttttatttcgtATTAATTACTCAAACCATATGTATATTGGTCATTTTTTGAGTTCAATTTTAGTTaatacactggctgcctgtccgtcagaggatagactttaaagttctgatgctggtttataaagctctgaatggtttaggaccaaaatacatcagtgacctcctgacccagtatgaaccttccagatccctcaggtcatctggatccggttttttatcagttcccagagtcagaaccaaacacggagaagctgcattcagcttttatgctccatatatctggaacaaactcccagaaagcctcagatcagctgaaacactcagtttatttaaatccaggttgaagactcacctattctgagctgcttttgaataaagcaccaaatccacacttttaagcttaaatttcaaaacttacattttaactactgactttatctactgttctgattttatctactgttttgatttttgattttaaatactgttttgtttgtttgtttgtttgtttgcttgtcttaatcaattttaaatcgtgctttttatttgtttttgtttttaatgtctctgtaaagcactttgaatcaccttgttgttgaattgtgctatataaataaacttgcttTGCCTTGccttaatatatttatttattttactttcaatTCTACAATTATGGATATGAAAGTTGAGCATTACACTAATAAAGTGAATTATGTACACATATCTGTGTATTGTTTTCCACATTATTTCAGAGTATTATCAAATCAGTGATACACCTCATTGCTTTCAGTGATAAAAGCGCGCAGATTTTACCGGAAATTCTTCACAATAAGaaattaatgcaaaaaaaataaataaaaaatctgttAATTTATACCACGACAAAAAAAGTGGTTATTTATTTTTCgaaactttttttcatttatttatcttgACATATCTGTAAACATTTAGGTTTTCTTTAGTCAAATAAAAAAACGTACTCGTGGTGACGCGGTGACGCACGCCAACCAGCTGCCGGAGCGTCATTTCCAGGCGACCGCGGACTCTTGCTTCGCGCCAAGCAGTTGAagctttttcttacttttttttgatAACAGACCAACACAGCGAGAAAGCGCGTTCATAATGGTACGTGACatatttcagctgctttttcactcaaaCTGGAGCCTGTGTGCATAAACACAGCGGGTAAATATGGAGGAAATGATGCTGTTGTGTGGTTAAACCTCGCTGCTgctactgatgatgatgatgatgaagcgCAGTTAGCTCCTGCTAAAGAGGATAAACTTCAATCCTTTGGTTCAGATGAAGCTTTGAGCAGCAGGTGAAGAAGGTGAAATCTGTGAAGTGTAAGAGCGTTCAGTTTGTAGTTTGTGTAGCTGTACGGTCTGCTGTGGAAGCACACTGACTAACATGCAGAGGGGGTGACAGTTTAAAGGAAAACCATAAAGCAATGGGTGTAGAAGGACACACAGGTGCAGATGCTTCCTCACAGCTGCACTGCAGGCTACAGTGAAGCAGCAACATCTGTCGCATGTGTGAAAAGACTGAGCTGACTTTGAAtacgtttgtttttgtttgggtgCCAATAAGGTGATTTTAATTCacttaaataaaactaaagataaaaattgttttgttttgtttttaaaaaaaagcaaaattaacTGACGTAAAATCAAAAGTTGACTTGTGGTGTAAACTCATAAAACCTAGCATAAGGAAATGTCCTTATGCTAAGATATTCACTGGGAGTGACAGGCTGAGGGAACATTCataggacatgcagagggttggtgtgacagatgGTGGTTATGTCCACTAATGGTAGCAGCAGAGTGAAGAGGATGGCTCCTCAATTAGGGAAAATATAGGGAGGAACTAGTGGGTATGAATATATTATCAAGACAAGCCAGTCGGTTTTAATTTATGTATCTGAGTAAGCATAATAAAATGGATTTAAGTAAAATAAGTTATTGGGGAACCAAAATAACTACAAATAGGTATAAAATAAGTGAGCTAGTCTACAGATAAGATtagtaaataattaaaataataaaagatttCCACTTTGGGGGTGAAATAGTTTTGTTGCAGAGAAATAATCTGCAGGAAGTGAAACCTCAAAATAGCAAAGGGTCCCTGAAACCTGTCCACTTTACAGCAGGAACAAAACGTCTGGCTCAGATTGGACACATGATTGGACCCATGACATCTGTCATATTGGTCATTTATGTTGGAATGCATTTTTGACAGTTGAGACTTTAAAAGAATCGACTCTGTTTAATGTCTTAAACCGCATGAGTTGCAGCCTAGTGCACAATGTATTTGAATGTGTACTAAGGATGGATTTATCCTGCCATTTGCATTCATAGCTCCTACTCCCAGGCACTTTGACTGCAGTATGAGTCCAGGGCTGTCAGGATGTTGTATAGTTTTGATaaaagtgatttttattttgttattttagtcTAAAAGCCAGACGACTGTCCTATTGCTGTTCAGTAGGGAGCAGAGGTTACcaaggaaagagagaaaatggaaaacatCTAACCTAAAAATAAGTAAAGAAGCAACAAAGTCAGACGCATTAAAGTCAGATGATAAGTTGGAAAAAATTGCAAATACACAATTTTTATAGAGAATCTATTAACTAAGCCTTGAAATGGCACCTAAACTGTCACCAAATCATAAGCATGCAcggaggaaaaaaacatcttttcaatAGAAATcatctgtttttccttttacgTAATTCTGTAATTCTTACATTTTGTACTCTTCTGTGTGTGCAGGACATCAGGCGGTTCTTTGCACCGACGTCGGCTAAGCCTGCGGTGCAGAAACCTGCCCCGAACGGAaatgacaaacaggagaagaagaagaagaattccTCGTCAACGGACGAGGaggtgaaaaagaagaagaaagaggccaACAAGGTGAGGAGCTGCCCCCTCTCCTTGTCTCCTTTCTCTGTTCCTCCTCATCCTGTTTATCCGGCTTTATTGTGGTTTCATGTTCTGTAggtcaaaagcaaaaaaactgaGGAGCAACGCAAGGATGGGGAGAAAAAACGAAAGAAGCACGCAGTCATAGCCTCAGGTAGGcatttcctccacagtgatgtctCGGTATCACAGCATTGTTATTTTTCTGAAGGTTTTTAAAGgatttgttaaaatacattattttaatgtagtttattgctgttttggggtttgatGAGATGTGTGCAGGGACTCCGAGACATGCAGCATCCCCAGGCTCTTCTGTGCAAACAATTTAGGCTCATATTTTCATCTAAAGATGAATGGAAATAGACTGTAGATTTAGATGAGGACAGAATTATTAGCCCCCTATGAAAGTTGAATTTTCACCCCCTCAGACGCAGAAGAACTAGCAGGATCAAAATGTTGTAGTTTTCAACAGTCTCACATGTTCTCCTGACCAATCACAGCTCTTTCTTCCTCAGCTAATCTCTCAAGCTCCTCCAGATTTGATGGATTTTAGTTTACcccacagattttcaataagTCGGAGTTTTGTGCATGTCAGTCAGTAATGTGGATTTAGTTCCTCGCCAGGATTCACGTGTGTTTTGAGTCGTTGTTGTGTTGGAAGACAAAGCGATGAACCAGACCCAGTTTTGCTGCTGACTGTTTgaggttttctttcaaaatcttcACATACCCATCTTTCTTCATGATTCCTTCCACCTTGAGTTTTTCTTGGAGCCTTGCAGCTCGTTTCTGTGCAGGGTTCTAGTGATGCGTTGTGTTTGTGCTCAGACTCAGATGAGGAGGAGCCAGTAAGGAAGTCGAAATCCCCCAAAGAGAAAGcgaagacgaacaaaaaagatCCCGTGCAGTACGTCTCTGAAACAGGTGATGTTTCATATATGCTCTTACCTCAGCATTAAAGggaaaatgtcctttttttttataaacgcGTGATAGGAGGCCTCTCTGTTCTGCTTGTAGACTCGGACAGTGACAACTTCCAGTCCTTGAAGAAGACTTCCAAATCCAAGCAGAACGGCGCCGCAAAAACAGCAAAAGCGGACGCCGCGAGCTCTCGTCTGGAAGCCAAACAGTCAGGGAAGTCTCCTGTCAAGTCATCCTCCACCCAGGGAAAAACCACACCAAAATCTCCTCCTGTGCCTTCGACCCCAAAGTCAGCTCCGCCCCCTCAGCCCAAACAAACCCCCACATCAGTACT
This window contains:
- the rpl9 gene encoding 60S ribosomal protein L9 produces the protein MKTILSSQTVDLPDNVEVRLKGRTVTVKGPRGKLTREFNHINLELSLLGKKQKKLRVDKWWGNRKELATVRTICSHVQNMIKGVTLGFRYKMRSVYAHFPINVVIQESGTLVEIRNFLGEKYIRRVRMRAGVLCSVSASQKDELVLEGNDIELVSNSAALIQQATTVKNKDIRKFLDGIYVSEKGTVLEPEQ